A segment of the Puniceicoccaceae bacterium genome:
CGGGCGGGATGGGCAGTTCCGGTCCATTGACGGTGCCGGATAGCACCCGTTTGCCCGAGGCATCGATGACATCGTAGGTGGTGGGAGCCGCTGCATCGGAAGCGCGGTTCGATGCCGCAAGTGCCAGGCTCTCGGTGAGTTCATCAAGGGCAGTGGAGTCGAAGTATTGGCCGTTGGCGACCTGCACCCAGCTTTGGAAGGTCGCTCGAAGGGTTTCGCTCTCGACTGCAAAACCGACGATGTCGAGTTTCACCTCAAAACCCTCCTCGATCATGGTGGTGATGCTCCGAAGTGGATCGCCGCCGCAGGTTTCCTCCCCATCTGTGAGCAGGATGATTTTACCCGGCTGGTTCCTGGATTTGAATTGTGAAGCATAGGAGGCAAAATCCTCCTGCGCTTTGGCGAGTGATTCGGCAAGGGCTGTATTGCCTAGGGAACTGGAACGGATTTGCCGCACCTTCTCGAGGGTGCTGCCACGGTCGAGCGGGTAGATGGGGAGCAGTTGTTGACTGACGCAGTTGGCGCCGCCCCGGTGTCCGAAGACCCGAATGCCTACGGGATGGCCTTCGGGGATCTCATTGGCAATCAATCGTTCCAGGGCGGTTTTGGCCACCTGCATCCGGGATTCGCCGGTGGGAAGGGTGAGCAACATACTGGCAGATGCATCGAGGATGACCAGGAGGGGCGTGGCATCTGGCGAAGCCGAAGGGCTTCGGGTGTGCGGCACCGGGTGAGCGGGGCTGAGCACCTGGAGCGTCGACCCCGTCTGCACCGGCGCGTAGGTGTCGCGGTGTTCCCAAAGTAAAATATCATGTTGGGCCCAGCAGGCTCCCGTTCCGGAGGTGAAGCCGATGTAGGCGTGGGTGCTTTCGAGGACGCTCTCGATGTCAACTTCTTTGAGCAAGGTGGGAATATGAGGGCGGTCTTCGGACAGGGAGACCCGCACTTCGAGCATCTTTCCATCGTAGTCCACCCAGACGTGCCAGATTTCCCCGTTTTCGAAGGGATCTTCGACGCTGACGACATCATTGGGGTCTTCGTGGTAGACGGACCCCTTCAGGTTGATGGCGACG
Coding sequences within it:
- a CDS encoding VWA domain-containing protein, with protein sequence MQIRFTLFTLPALISAGAAAFASDTAFTGFTDPNNLVVNGDAQIIHGEPEHPTLLRLTPPKRGKAGSIFSQEMIRSTSFSTYFQFRITESGGSAFDCNESHGADGLVFVIQSVSSDLGSTGQGIGYGGIERSIGIEFDTWCNSGNQDPCANHVAINLKGSVYHEDPNDVVSVEDPFENGEIWHVWVDYDGKMLEVRVSLSEDRPHIPTLLKEVDIESVLESTHAYIGFTSGTGACWAQHDILLWEHRDTYAPVQTGSTLQVLSPAHPVPHTRSPSASPDATPLLVILDASASMLLTLPTGESRMQVAKTALERLIANEIPEGHPVGIRVFGHRGGANCVSQQLLPIYPLDRGSTLEKVRQIRSSSLGNTALAESLAKAQEDFASYASQFKSRNQPGKIILLTDGEETCGGDPLRSITTMIEEGFEVKLDIVGFAVESETLRATFQSWVQVANGQYFDSTALDELTESLALAASNRASDAAAPTTYDVIDASGKRVLSGTVNGPELPIPPGTYLVRVSGADGTVTELEAVVTQGKRVLQLP